The following is a genomic window from Pseudomonas sp. FP2335.
CCTGGGCGCCGTTCATCATGCGTTCACCACTCGACTGCCCTGGGCGTGGTCCAGGTAGCTTTCGAAGAGATCGACCACCACCAAGCCCTCGTCTGCCGCGTCGCCCCACAGATCGAATGTACGGAACTCAACATGGTAGGTTGGCTGATGCGCCGCGCTCGTATCGCCATGGCCAATCGCGTCCGGGAATGGCCATTGTTCGGATGTGCGATGCACCACCACGCCTTGCTTGCCGCGCACGTAGGCTGGCATGCGGGTATGCCCGGCCACATATTCGTCGCGCACGACCACGCGGTCGCCAATCTCAAAGGGGACTCGACCAGTGATAGCCGGGCGACCTTGAGCATGTGCTGGGTTCGCCAGCTTGAAGTGGGAACCCAGCGCCTGGTCGAGATCGGCCTGGGTGATCACACCGGTTTCGACCAGCAGGGTCGCGGTGGCGATGACATAGCGTTCGTAATACTGGGTGCCGACATGTTGGCGAACATCCAGGCGTTCGACGGCATGGCGCACTTCGTCCACGCTGAACTTTTTCAAGTGGTCGGCACCGATAAACATCAGGCTATAGGCCAGGTGCTCCCAGTCCTGCTTGAATACCTGTTTATAGCTCAGGCTATTGATGGTGTGGGGGACTTTGCCAAAGCCTTGGAAACCGCCGAGATCGTGAAAGCCATCCATAATAGAAACTCCGGGAATTGAACGATGATGCGTTGTTTTTCTCAGTCAGCGCGGGGCAGGGCGACACCGATCAGCACGTCTTTGGTCACCAGTGTCTGAAGCTGCTCCTCACTCATGTGCTCGGAGCCTTCAGGCCTTACCGGCAACACCAGATAGCGGCTTTCGGCGCTGGTATCCCAAACCTTGACCACCATGTCGCTCGGCAACTCAGTGCCCAGTTCGCGCAATACGGTGCGTCCTTCCCGGACCAGGCGTGCACGGAACTCAAAGCCCTTGTACCACTCAGGTGGCAGGCCGAGCACCGGCCAGTTGGTGCAGGAGCACAGACTGCAGACAATGACGTTCTTCACCTGCGGCGTATCTTCCAATGCGACGATGTATTCGCCCTGCGGGCCGGTATAACCGAACTGGGCACACGCAGCGGTCCCGTCCTTGAGTAACAGCGCGCGGAACTGCGGATCGACCCAGGCCTTGGCGACCACGCGGGCGCCGTTCTCCGGGCTCCAACCGTGTTCCATCAATTGTGTGAGCTGCTCGACGTAGCCCTCCGGGATGAGCTCTTTGCTTTTGAGTACTTGAAACAATGCCCTGGCCCGTTCGCCGGGCGTTGAAGGGCTCGCAGGTGTGGAAGTGGATGGACTCATTGGTTCTCTCCTATCAGTCAACGCGGTTGGGGTGTGATTGAAACGTACCGGTCTTTCTTATTGTTTTTCAGCTAGGAAACTCAGAGTGTGCGCCAGTCCACCGAGGCTTCAAATGCCGCCGCTGCCTGGTAAATTGTGCCTTCGGCATAGTGCTTGGCCACCAGCATCAACCCGACGGGTAGGCCGTCTACCAGGCCGCACGGGATCGACATGGCCGGATGCCCGGTAATGTCCTGTGGCGCAGTGTTGCCGATCATTTCCAGCGCCCGCGCCACGTATTCGGTGATCGAGCAGCCCGCCGCAGGGTGGGGTTGGGCCGTGATGGGGGTGGTCGGCATCACCAGCAGGTCATAAGTCTGCAGCGCCTTGTCGTAGCCTTGCCGGGCAAAGCGGGAAAGGTTTTGTGCCTTGGCGTAGTAACGTCCGTTGTAGTGGGTCAGGCCGTATTGGCCGACGAACATGCACAGTTTGAGCGACGCGGATAATTGGTCGGCCTGTTCGCGCCAGCCGGCTTGTTTGTCCAGCAAGCCGACGTCGTACAGACCTTTCCAGTTAAAGCCCGCGCCGTTGCCATGCATCATTTGCATGGTCAAGCCTTCGCAACCGATGGGGTGCCACAGCGAACCAGCCAGGTTGTGTTCGGGAATGGATACCGGCTCGACGTGCGCGCCCAATGCCTCAAGGCGGGCGATGGCCTCGCGCACTTTGTCGGCCACGCGGGGATCTTGGTTGGCCAGCGCGAAGCCTTCCTGCAACACGCCGATTCGGAGGTCGCTGACGCCCCGCTCGAGGTAGCGGCAATACTCATCGACTTGAGGCGCCGCTTGGCGTGGGTCGAGCCCATCCGAGCCGGCCATGGCCTGCAACATCAGTGCGTTGTCGCGCACGTTGGCGGTGATGGGGCCGACATGATCGATAGTGGCTTCAATCGCCATGATGCCGGTGTAGGGCACCAGGCCGTGGGTTGGCTTCATGCCGTAGGTCCCGCAAAAGGCCGACGGGATACGTATGGACCCGCCCTGATCACCGCCCACGGCGATGTCCACCTCGCCGGCGGCGACCAATGCCGCACTGCCCGATGATGAGCCGCCAGCGGCATAACCGTGGCGATGTGGGTTGTGCACTGGGGCAGGGTCAGATGTGTGGCTGCCGCCTGACAGACAGTAGTGTTCGCACGTGGCTTTGCCGAGGATGGTTGCGCCGGCATCGAGCAATCGCGTAACCACGGTGGCATCAAAACCCGGCACAAAACCTTCCAGCGGTGCGGCGCCGTTCATCATGGGCACGCCAGCCAAGGAGACGTTGTCTTTGAGCGCGACGGTTTTGCCCGCCAGCAGGCCGTCACGGGCGCCATTCACTTCAGTCCGGTAGTACCAGGCATTCAGCGGATTTTCTTTGTTCGAGGGACGATAGCCCGCACTGCGGTCGTAACGTATGGGCGGCACGAAATCACATAGCTCGTCGACCAGGTCGTAGGCATCGAAACTCGGTTGCATCAGATCCAGGTAGGACGCCGCCTGCTCGTGGGTCAATTGCATGTTCAACTGGGCCGCGATGGCGACCAACTGATCACGTGTGGGACGAATAATGGCCATGATTTTCCTGTCTTTTATCAATTCAGTCCGGGAAGCAATAGAGGCCAAATTAGGCGTCTATCACCGTATTCGCATGGTTGAGCAGGACACTCATTTGGCTGAAAAGGACACCGGGACTCAGAACACTTTCAACACGCGCAGATTCAGGCGCGCACCTTCCTTGAAGCCTTGCTCCACCTCGATGTCCTTGCCGAGCTGAGCCTGGATCTGCAGGGTGGGGTCGATGAAGTGAGTGACCGTGAAACGGGCGTAGGACGTCGAGACACCGTCGTGCTGGTCAACGCCATCCACAGTGGTCGCAGCCCCGCTGACATAGCCTGCGCCGAGTGCAAACGTGGTGCTTGGCGTCCAGTTGTAGCGCACGGCTGCCTGGTACTCGTAGCGCGTGTTTTCTTCGAGTTTTGCGCGGGTGGGGCCGTAGTCGTTATTGGTCGAGACCCAGGACACGTCGGCGACGGTGTCCAGCGCCCACTGCGGTGAGAAGTGGTGGATGTAGGCCGCTTGCAACGTCGCCCGCCAGCGGTTCTCGCCCAGGTTCAACGCATCGTTTTTGTTGTAGCTGCCGACGGGGATGTACAGGTAAGGGGCGAGGGCAAACACATCTTTGTTTGCCGTGGGTAATGTCCACTTGAGTGGGGCGGTGATAATCGGATCACCCACGCCATGGCTGTCGCCCAAAGCACCGACATCGCCGGAGGCGTTCATGTAGCCGAACGGCAGCAAAATCTGCGGCTCCCATGAAAGGTTCTCGGAAAGACCTATCGCATGGATGTAACGCAGGATGCCCAAGTCGGAGCTGAGCTTGGCGTTGTCGGAGGTCCGATGGCCGTTCTGATAGAGATCGGACCTGTCGGCATGCTGGTAGTAAAACAGTACGGCATCGGCGCCTGCGGGCAGCGGTTCGAAATCCCCCGGCGATACTTCAAGGGCCTGGCTTTTGGCAAACGGCAACATTCCCAGCGCAAGTAGGACTCGACTGAATTTCATGGCCGTTCTCCTTGCGCGGCAGCCGCATCGCGCAACATCCCGGTGTGCGGATGGCAGTTGATGTACTCGAAAATCTGGCTCTTGGCGTCCGACACGGACACTTCGTGGTAGAGCCGCAACTTCTTCAAGCCCGCAGCCACGCGAAAGAACGTCACGAAAATACGCAGGTGGGTCGGGTGGGATTCGGCCCAACGTTCGAGTTTCTCCACCGAGCGCCAGTGACCGATGTTGTAGCTGACGTCGAGAAAGTTGCCGTCCAGGTCGATATTGCGCACGAACCGGTTGCTGTAGCAGCCCAGCGGTTGGCCGTTGTCACGCAGGAAGTCCATGCCGTCTTGCAAGGTAGGCAGGATCTCGTCGAGGTACAGCGAGCGTTCGTCCGCCTCGGCGTCTGCCCAGTCCTGGCCGGAACGAATCAATGTGAGGTTGTCATGCCCCAGTACCACAACCCTTCCGCCTTTGGCTGGATTACCGGCGATCACTTGCAGCTCACTTGTAGGCTTCATCCAGTCGGTCTGGGAGATCGGAAAACGGTCGCGCATCGAGCCCCAGTAACCGTGCTCTTCGATTTCGCCACTGGTTGCATCCATGACCGCGCCGACGCCGGGCAGGTTGTCTTGGAAGGCATACAGCGTCTCGAACTGCTCGGCGCGCGGTGCGCTGATTTCACGGAAATAGCCAAGGCCGTCGTTGAGCCTATCCGGTGAAGTCCACCAGTCGTTCACCGGTGCGCTGCGCAACCAGCGGCAGTGGGCAGCCGGGTCTTTCCAGTAGCCGACGACAATCAAGTTATCAAAGCCGCTGCTGTCGGTGTGGTGGGTCAAATCGTGGGTCTGAGGGCCATCGGCCAGGTCGAAACTGCCTACGATGTGACGCATGGCCAGGAGTGCCGCTTCGCGCTGCGCCTCGCCTTGATACTGCACGCCGACGTAGGCCATCACCACTTGTTCCAACTGCTCGTCGGCGCGCGCAACCCACATCGGGAACGGAGGTTGATACTCGTCCGGCACACGGCGGGACAGGCTGCGTGAGCATTTGAGATGTGTGTCGATTGCAGATTCCATATTTAGCTCCTCGTTATTTTGGTTCAGGCCTACGGTTGGGCTTTAGCGCTTTGCCGACGCACTGCGTTTGGCGATCTGCCGTCGGTGCAGCAGCTTCATGGCTCCCCACTCAATCAACCAGCAAGCCGACTCTTCTGGTGCAAGATCGCGCCTGTGCAGAAGCCAGGAGGAATCAGCCAATCGTTGTGAACAGTGTCGATGCATGGCGTGCCTCATCAGCGGGGTATGAGCTGCTGTGAGGTCGAAATTAGGCGTGACGGCGAGGAGCCGCTTGGTTCGTCAAGACAACCGCTTGGTTGGAAAAGACAACACCAGAAGGGACCATCACCGGTGATCGGCGTTGGTGCGCCAATGTCTAAAGCTCAGCCTTCTGTGCCTCTTATTGGGGACGATGAGAGTACTGACATCCACACTTGGACGCAGGGTGGGGGCGAGATGAGTAGGCGAGGGCGACAGAAAGTGCTTGGCCTGTTAATTGCTAGCGCCGACAAGCCGGTTACACCTTTTCCAGCTCTTACTGCATCGCTGTACCGAGGTCAGTGTCATGAACCCAAGCACCCAGTATTCGACCCTTACCGTTGCCGCACCCCGTCGCTTTGATTACTGGAAAGAAGTGGTCTGCCGCCATTGCCTGGCGGCCGATAGCAAACCGTTGTCCCAGAGCAGTTTCGATGGCGCGCTCGCGATCAATACTTTAGGCAGTCTGGACATCTGTTCACTGTCATCGCCACTGCATTATTGGGAGCGCTCCGAGCGGCATCTGCGTAGCGGTCCGGCTGAAGATCTATGGTTGGGTTTTGCCCGAAACGGCCACGGCCAAATTGAACAGGGCGGAAGAAAAGCCAGCTTGGCCGTTGGCAATTTGTTTCTTTATGACGCAACTCAAGCGTTTCGATTCAGCTTGGGTGGTACCGAAAACCACCTGATCCGTATTCCGCGAGCATTGCTGACCGAACGCCTGCCACGTATTGCCGAGTACACCGCGATGGTCCTCGACGATCGACGGCCTGGCGTGATCCCGTTGCGGGAAATGTTACGCCAGGCGGCGAGTACGCCTGCGTCGTTGCAGGATGAACGCATCTCAACGCGCTATTCAGAGGCGTTGCTCGATCTTCTGGTCATCAGCCTGGAACTTCAGGACCTCAAGACCACTCACCAAGAGCTGGACCTCTACGGCCGCATCATGCAGTACATCCAACGGCACCTGACCGAGCCGGACCTGTCCATTGAGGTCATCGCCCAGGCTCACAATGTGTCCACCCGCACCGTTACGCGCGCCTTTGCGCGGTACCAGAAAACCCCCGTGGCAGAGATTTGGAAAGAGCGCCTGAATGCCAGTCGCGAAGCGATTGAACGCGGCCAGGTACGCAGTGTGTCCGAGGCAGCGCTGGACTTCGGGTTTTCTGACTTCTCCCATTTCAGCCATGCGTTTCGCAAGGCGTTTGGTGTGGCGCCGAATACGCTTTTACGCCGTAATTGAAACTGCCGGGTTTGTAAAGTAGACGTGAAGATGGGGGCTCACAGAGATGGGCAAGTCGAAGCGCCCTAAATGCCGCTCTTCTTGCTGCTCGCGTTCTTCCTTGCCGGTCTCCACCCTGGCTTGCAGGGTGGCGTCGGTACCCTACAATCTGTCCTACCAGCCTTATAGACTCTCAGGGTCGCCAAAAAACATTTTGACTTGGCTCTAGAACGCTGGTTTCAGAGCTTAAAATTGAAGCTATGCCCCCATTTTTGCCCCCAATTGCAACGGCTGTGCTGGCGATCGTGAATGGCGATTCTCCAGTCGCTTTACGACGGCTTCGGCGATAGCAAGTATCGCCCTGCGAGCCTGCTTCGAGAGTTGGTCGCGGCGGGGGATCAGGGGCGCAAAACCGGGCGGGGCGTTTATGACTACGGTTGATCGCGGTGTGCGCTTGGCCAGCCACCGTGAACAGGCCGTCGAACTCTTCGCGCGCAAAGGCTTTGCGCGGGAGCGTATGTGCGAGTTGACTACGTGTATGGGCTTGTCGCCAGGCTTGTTGTATCACCACTACCCAAGTAAACGGCATCTCTTGCTGGATATTTTGGATGAGTTTTACGAGGAACTGCTGGCTGCGCTGTCGTTGGTATTTCGCCGTGGCGCTTACAACATTAGCGCGGTTGTCTGTGCTCATGTGCAACTGCATCAGAAGTTGCCCAGGTAATTCTGCGCTGCGTGGCCAATATGAGGCACAACTGCTGGAATTGCTTGAGCGTCCCCGGCCGCACGGCCGAGCGGCTAGTTTCGGCGGCATCATCGCGTCATTGCTGGGCAGTGTGCATGCGTGGTTTAGCGCGCAACGTCTGGAACACGGCGCCACCGCCAGGTCGCTGGAAGTGGCGTTGGTGGGGGCGATTGAGCGGTTACTGGGGCAGCCTGCGTGACTGATGTGGTACACCGAAAGACGTTACCGAGTATGCTCACCAGTGGGTCTTTCCGACCCATTTGAACTCGACGACCTTTCCATTCTGCCGTGCACCGCTCTATGAGCATTGCCACGACCGGGTAGCTGTACCGCTTTGTATTTACGGCGGCGTTTGAGCAACTCTCCAAGCAACAGGCTCGGAGCCTTTTCAGTCTGAAAAAACCCTATGGCTAAAGTACTCTACCGCTTAAATCAAGCGTTTCAGGCCCAAAAATTGCTCTAGCTTTCGAGTTCAACAACCGGAGCATGCCCATGCAAGCCAACCCAATGGACATGACGAGTGCCGAACTCGATCTTTTTGCACAAATCATTTGGCGACTGCGCACTGGAGGTGCCGGGGATGAAGTTCGTCAGCAAGTCCTCGGTGATGTGACCCAATTACTCCGTGCAGATTTTGGTGCTTCTTACCTGTGGGACAGTTCGCGGGTTCGATCTACGCGCTGTGCTGCCGTCAATATAGATACGCGGATGCTCAGGGCGTACGACGAACATATTCACGTTAAGGACAGCGTCACCCCAATGCTCAGAGCCCGGCAACACGCCACCTGTGTCGATGACGTCATTGATCGTCGAACCCTGGAGCGCAGCGAGCACTACGGCGATTTTCTCAAACCCTGTGGCATGCACCACGGGGTGAATGTGTTCTTCTTCAACCAAGGCAAGGACGTGGGCGATCTGCGCATCTGGCGCAGCGCCCGGCAGCCTCAGTTCGGTGGGCGCGAACTTTCACTGCTGAATACCCTGACACCTTATTTTCAAAAAGCTCTTGCGGTCGAATCGCCTCTTGGTGGTGCGCTGAGCCCGCGGGAACGTGCCGTTGTCGAGCACGTTGCCGAAGGTCGGAGCGACAAGGAAATTGCCCGCCTTATGTCCATCAGTTTCACCACGGTGCGCACTCACCTGAAGAACGCGATGCTCAAGACCGGTTCAAGCAATCGCACCGAACTGGCCATGCGGGCGGGGCTTCGTTGAGCTGAGGCCTCCTCATTAATGAGGATGTCTGGCGAATATTTTCTTGTGCGTAAATGAATCCATCGAAACCTGCAGTGGGTATCGACTGATTCTCAAGGAATATCCGTGAAGACCAGACTCTCCTGCGTAGCGGTTGGCCTGCTGGCCGCCAGCGTCGGCGCCTCGGCGTCCGACGTCCCCAAAGACCTGCACCTGCTGAGTGCTGTAGAGACAGCCCAGTTAATCTGCGGGAAGAAAGTCTCAAGCGAAGCCGTCGTCAGTTATTGGCTGGCACGTATTCAAGCGCACCCTGAACTTAACGCTTTCATTTCCGTCGACGCCACGCAAGCGCTCAATGAGGCACGTAATGCGGACGCGCGCCTGGCTGAGGGTGAGCCGTGCTTGCCACTCGGCGGCGTGCCGATTGCGATCAAAGACAATATTCAGGTCATCGGTTTTGCGAACACCGCAGGTACACCGGCATTAGCCGACTTTCACCCACAAACCAACGCGCCGATCATCGACAAATTGCAGGCCGCGGGTGCAATCGTAGTCGGTAAGACCAACATGCATGAACTGGCATTCGGTGCCACGGGCTACAACACCGCATTTCATCTACCGAATGTGATCGGCGTGCGCAATGCGTTCGACCTTTCACACATTGCCGGCGGCTCATCCTCGGGCAGCGCGGCGGCGCTTGGTGCGCGTTTGATTCCGATCGCCATGGGCACCGACACCGGAGGTTCAACCCGTGAGCCTTGTGCGCTGAACGGTTGCGTGGGCTTTCGGCCAACGGTCGGCCGTTACAGTGGGGTCGGCATTACGCCGATATCGACGAGCCGCGATACCGCCGGACCCATGGCCAATAGCGTTGGCGACATTGTGTTGCTCGATTCGATTTTGAGCGGTGCGTCTGCCCGACAGGCTGTTGCGCCGCAAACGATCCGCTTGGGGCTGCCGGACTTTTTTTGGGCAGGCCTCGACGCCGATGTCGCCGCGCAAGCCCAAGCGGCCGTTAAACAGCTGCGCGATGCGGGGGTTCAGATTGTATCGGTCAATATGCCTGATCTGGAGACACTGACTTCAACGGTGGCGACCCCGATTGCGATTATGGAAGCACGCAGCGCGCTGACCGACTATCTCAAGGTGCAAGACACCGGCGTCTCATTCGACGCGTTGGTCAGCAAGATTTCCAGCCCTGATGTGCAGGGAATTTTCTCCGCCATGGTAGTCCCGGGCAGGGTGCCAGGACCAGACGCAACGCTGGTGCCTGGCGCGAAGGCCTACGCAGATGCAATCAACCATGGCGTGCCGGCACTGGCAGCGCTCTATCAGAAGACCTTCAAGGATCACCGACTCGATGCGCTGTTGTTTCCGACTGTCCCGCAGGTCGCTATCAAGACCGGTCCTGACGCCAGCACCGCGCAAAACTTCGGAAGGATCATTCGCAATACTGACCCTGGCAGCAATGTGAAAATGCCTGGTCTCAGTATTCCGGTCGGCCTGGGCAAGGCCTCTGGCCTGCCAGTCGGCATGGAGATTGACGGCTTGCCCGGCACAGACGCACAACTGCTGGCCATCGGTCGCACGCTCGAAGCGATCTGGGGGCCAGGCCCGATACCCGCCATCGCCCGTTAAGCACCTTCACCACGCGCCGTGACCTTGGCGGCGCGCCTCTCAACACCCTGATCGGATTAAAACAATGAACGCGATCCCCTTCGTCGCAGGTACGGCTGCGCGCCGATTTTGTGTCACCGCCGGATTGACCTTGAGCAGCCTGACCGGTCTTGCATGGGCGGAACCTGCGCCTACTGATGAAAATCCTTTTAAAGCCCACGTACTGGTCACCGACATCATGTTGGAAAACCTCAACACCGGCCCGCGTCCGCACTCGTTCGCCAATGCCGGGGCCATTTTTACCGGGGTGGATGTGGACATGTCCAAGCTCGTGGGCTGGACCGGCGGCACGTTCCAGTTCGAGTACACCTTCTTCCCCTGGTTGCGCAATGAAGGTCAGCCCACCGCTGGCGCCTGGCAAGGGGCGGTTGGCAGTGGACTTGGCGGTGCGCCGATGCACAACGACATCGACAAGGGCTACCTGTCGCGGTTTCAGTACCGCCAGATGTTGTTGGACAATCACCTCGAAGTCGATGTGGGTCGCAGCAACGCCAAGCAGCATTTCTACATGATGAACTGCGCCAACTGGGTGACCTGTAACGACCCCATCATCGAAAACACCACCGGCATCTTGCCCTATCCCTATGGCAGCTGGGGCGGCTACACGCGTTACAGCTTCGACAACGGCCGGTACGTGCATGCGGGGGCTTTCGAGTCCAACCCGACCCATTACATCAAGCGCACCAAAGGCTGGGACTGGGACCCCGGCGACGCAAGCGGCATCACCTGGCTGGCGGGCGTCGGCGCACAAAAAAGCTTTGCCCAGGCGCCACTGGCCTATCACTACGAACTCAATGGGTTTTACAACAGCGCCGAACAGGTCGACGTGTTGGACGGCTCGACGCGACGCGGCAGCAGCGGTGTGATCATGCGTTTTATGCAGACGCTCAGCCGTGAAGGCAACTCGCCGACAGGCGCGCCGGATAACGCTTGGCAAGTATTCGGTGCTTGGACCTGGAGTGCCGACGACTTGCAGCCGTTCGAGCACTTCGTGGAAGCCGGTGTTACGCGGGTCGGGCCATTCGGGCGACCGCAGGATTCGGTAAGCCTCAAGGCGAGCTACCTGCGTTTGGGCGCCAAGCAGGTGCAATACCAGCACGACCAACGCTTGCTGGCCACGGGCACGGATCAAGGCATGTCGAGAGGGGAGTCGCGGGTCGAGCTCAACATGGTCTGGCAGGCTACGTCGTATCTGGGGTTCCAACCCAGCGTGCAGTACATCTTCAACCCGAGCAACTTCTATAACCCGCAGGCTGAGATCAGCAGTAACGGTGCCGTGGTGGGGTTGCAGGTGTTCTATGACCTGGGTTCACGGCTAGGCCTCTGATGCCTTTCAGGCCATGTGGGGTTCTCCCAGCGTGGCCTGGATTTGCTCGAAGAACCAACGCAACCCTGTTGATTGAACACTCCTTGAGTGCCAGTACAACGTGACCTCAAACGGGGGAACGTCAAACGGCAGCTCAAGGATTTTCAGCGGCTTGCCCAGCGGCATCTCGCAAAAACTCTCGGCTATCTGCGAGGGCAATATCACTAGCAATTCAGTCCCCGGTATCACCTTGGGCAGCACTGAAAAGTGCGGCAGCCTCAGCTTGATGCGGCGCTTTACCCCGAGCTGTTGCAGCACATCCTCAGCCATGCCATGCCCGGATGTGCGGGTGACCAGCACATGGGGTTCGGCGAGAAACTGCTCCATGCTCAGTTCGGCATGAATGCGCGGGTGGGCTTCATCCAGCAGGCAGACATAGCGTTCACTCAGCCGTTTTTTGAATGCCAGGCCATTGCCAGTGATGGTGCGGCTACAGATGGCAGCATCGATATGCCCGTCGTTCAGCCAGGTGCCCACCTGGTCGATTTCCAGGGGGACGATTTCCAGTTCGATATTCGGTGCC
Proteins encoded in this region:
- a CDS encoding LysR family transcriptional regulator, which produces MAQFDLNLITTFVTLYETQSLTVTAERLFVTQPSISYGLGKLREQFDDPLFVRNSQGMQPTRLAAQLYVGFKQAAQCIEASVAEARKFEPSHSTRQFRLALSDLGEMALLPRLMERLNALAPNIELEIVPLEIDQVGTWLNDGHIDAAICSRTITGNGLAFKKRLSERYVCLLDEAHPRIHAELSMEQFLAEPHVLVTRTSGHGMAEDVLQQLGVKRRIKLRLPHFSVLPKVIPGTELLVILPSQIAESFCEMPLGKPLKILELPFDVPPFEVTLYWHSRSVQSTGLRWFFEQIQATLGEPHMA